A part of Emys orbicularis isolate rEmyOrb1 chromosome 13, rEmyOrb1.hap1, whole genome shotgun sequence genomic DNA contains:
- the LOC135888415 gene encoding olfactory receptor 14A16-like has protein sequence MSNRTIVTEFLLLGFSEVRELQILHFVVFLVIYLAALVGNLLIIMVVALNNHLQTPMYFFLMNLSILDLGSISVTIPKSMANYILNTRSISYAGCVAQVFLFVFFTEADFAFLTVMAYDRYVAICKPLHYETVMNRRACVQMATSAWISGILYSVLHTGNTFALAFCGGNTVDQFFCEISQLLKLACSDSYLSEVGVIAFNACLTLSCFVLIVLSYVQVFTMVLRIPSEQGRHKAFSTCLPHLIVVSLFVCTGAFAYLKPTSSSTSALDLMVAVLYSVVPPMMNPIIYSMRNKEIKGALRKLTE, from the coding sequence ATGTCCAACCGAACCATTGTGaccgagttccttctcctgggattctctgaggttcgggagctgcagattttgcactttgtgGTGTTTCTAGTGATTTATCTGGCAGCCCTGGTGGGAAATCTTCTTATTATCATGGTTGTAGCCCTCAACAACCACCTTCagacccccatgtacttcttcctgatgaatctgtccatcctggaccttggctccatctctgtcaccatccccaaatccatggccaattACATATTGAACACCAGGTCAATTTCTTATGCTGGGTGTGTTGCTCAAGTCTTTCTCTTTGTCTTCTTCACTGAGGCTGACTTTGCTTTCCTCACTGTAATGGCATATGATCGATATGTTGCCATCtgcaaaccactgcactatgagactgtgatgaacaggagagcttgtgtccaaatggcaacCAGTGCCTGGATAAGTGGTATTCTATACTCTGTGCTACACACCGGGAACACATTTGCATTGGCCTTCTGTGGAGGCAACAcggtggatcagttcttctgtgaaatctcCCAGCTACTCAAGCTCGCCTGCTCCGACTCGTATCTCAGTGAAGTTGGGGTTATTGCATTTAatgcatgtttaactttaagctgCTTTGTTTTAATAGTTTTGTCATATGTTCAGGTCTTCACCATGgtgctgagaatcccctctgagcagggccggcataaagccttctccacctgccttcctcacctcattgtggtctcCTTGTTTGTTTGCACTGGCGCCTTTGCTTACCTGAAACCCACCTCCAGTTCAACATCTGCTCTAGATCTCATGGTGGCTGTGCTCTATTCCGTGGTGCCTCCCATGATGAATCCGatcatctacagcatgaggaacaaggagatcAAAGGTGCTCTGAGGAAACTGACTGAGTGA
- the LOC135887989 gene encoding olfactory receptor 5V1-like gives MEYVKGSAGGNHTVRTKFILLGFSNLPRQKYLLFSVFLSAYLITLAGNLLIIVLTLADPALHIPMYFFLRNLSFLEMCYTSVNIPKILANLLSEDQTISFIGCAVQTFFFFFLAGSECFLLASMAYDRYVAICKPLHYSVVMSRKVYTGLAAGSWLSGLLIFFGLTVMVFTLPFCHSHEINHFFCDIPPLLKLACGDTSGKEMAVFIMALFVVTFPFMLILMSYVCIISTILRMPSGEGRRKSFSTCSSHLLVLMLSYGSACVMYLKPKSSYSPDTDKFISLSYSVITPMINRIIYSLRNKEVRGAFWRMMGRRRFC, from the coding sequence ATGGAGTATGTGAAAGGATCGGCAGGAGGAAACCACACAGTACGAACCAAATTCATTCTCCTGGGATTTTCCAACCTTCCTAGACAGAAATACTTATTATTCTCTGTGTTTTTATCTGCCTACTTGATCACCCTGGCTGGAAATCTCCTCATCATTGTCCTCACATTGGCTGACCCTGCCCTTCATATCCCCATGTATTTCTTTCTCAGGAACCTGTCCTTCCTGGAGATGTGCTACACATCAGTTAACATCCCTAAAATATTGGCCAATCTTCTCTCAGAAGATCAGACCATCTCTTTCATTGGCTGTGCTGTgcaaacctttttcttttttttccttgctGGGTCAGAGTGTTTTCTCCTGGCCTCAATGGCCTACGATCGCTATGTCGCAATATGCAAGCCTCTGCACTACTCAGTGGTTATGAGCAGGAAGGTATACACAGGGCTAGCTGCCGGATCCTGGCTCAGTGGACTCCTCATATTCTTTGGTCTGACCGTCATGGTGTTCACCCTACCCTTCTGCCATTCCCATGAGAttaaccatttcttctgtgacatcccTCCACTGCTGAAGCTGGCCTGTGGAGACACCTCCGGCAAAGAAATGGCTGTCTTCATCATGGCTCTGTTCGTTGTCACCTTCCCCTTCATGCTGATTCTCATGTCCTATGTCtgcatcatctccaccatcctgaggaTGCCCtcgggggagggcaggaggaagtccttctccacctgctcctcgcACCTCCTGGTGTTGATGCTGTCCTACGGCTCTGCTTGTGTTATGTATCTGAAGCCCAAATCATCCTACTCTCCAGATACAGATAAATTTATCTCTCTGTCCTACTCCGTCATCACACCCATGATAAACCGCAttatctacagcctgaggaacaaggaggtgaGGGGTGCCTTCTGGAGAATGATGGGGAGAAGAAGGTTCTGTTGA